In one window of Maribacter sp. BPC-D8 DNA:
- a CDS encoding DinB family protein produces the protein METFFNEIFDYNFHCNKKLIEQCLTLNVVPPETMRLFSHVLNAHHLWNARILNKPSDYEVWQEHDVKDWADIHYENQRSSFEIVTNADNFDKRIDYENTEGRLFTNTLQDILFHIINHSTSHRGQIAVDFRNNDETPISSDYVYYKR, from the coding sequence ATGGAGACTTTTTTTAATGAAATATTCGATTATAATTTTCACTGTAACAAGAAACTTATAGAACAGTGTTTGACACTAAATGTAGTGCCGCCAGAAACCATGCGCTTATTTAGCCATGTATTAAATGCGCATCATCTTTGGAACGCTAGAATTTTAAATAAACCTAGTGATTACGAGGTTTGGCAAGAACATGATGTAAAAGACTGGGCAGATATTCATTATGAAAATCAACGTAGTTCGTTCGAAATAGTTACTAATGCCGATAATTTTGATAAGCGTATAGATTATGAGAATACCGAAGGGCGATTGTTTACCAATACCTTGCAGGATATTCTTTTTCATATCATCAATCATTCTACAAGTCATAGAGGGCAAATTGCTGTAGATTTTAGAAATAATGATGAAACACCTATAAGCTCAGATTATGTTTATTACAAAAGATAG
- a CDS encoding sugar phosphate isomerase/epimerase family protein, whose product MKRKSFIRIASIVGIGISLLGTYACKETKKEKVENSEVVAKDSNVAPFFKLSLAQWSMHKMIREDGVDPYSFAEKAKDWGFTGLEYVSQLYNPELEEAGYSEEAMANFVAKSNAEAEKYGMKNVLIMIDGQGNLAVNDEAERNETVEKHKKWVDAAAAMGCHAIRVNLNGSNVPEEWIKNSVDGLTKLATYAKTKNINVLVENHGGLSSNGELHAQVMKTVNMDNCGSLPDFGNFCIERKPESRDCLKEYDKYKGVKELMPYAKAVSAKSNNFDADGYDTGIDYVQMLKIVKEEGYTGFIGVEYEGSEISEEDGIIATRDLLLKAAKEIK is encoded by the coding sequence ATGAAAAGAAAAAGTTTTATTCGAATTGCCTCTATTGTGGGTATTGGAATCTCGTTATTAGGAACTTACGCGTGTAAGGAAACTAAAAAAGAAAAAGTGGAAAATTCTGAAGTCGTAGCAAAAGACAGTAATGTTGCCCCATTTTTTAAATTATCTCTAGCACAATGGTCAATGCATAAAATGATCAGAGAAGATGGCGTCGATCCATATTCTTTTGCTGAAAAAGCTAAAGATTGGGGATTTACCGGTTTAGAATATGTAAGTCAGCTATATAATCCTGAATTAGAAGAAGCAGGTTATTCTGAAGAGGCTATGGCAAATTTTGTTGCAAAATCTAATGCAGAGGCTGAAAAATACGGAATGAAGAATGTGTTGATCATGATCGATGGTCAAGGTAATTTAGCTGTCAATGATGAGGCTGAAAGAAACGAAACTGTAGAGAAGCATAAAAAATGGGTAGATGCGGCCGCAGCAATGGGTTGCCATGCTATTAGAGTTAACCTCAATGGCAGTAACGTTCCAGAAGAATGGATCAAGAATTCTGTTGACGGACTTACCAAATTAGCGACTTATGCAAAAACTAAGAATATTAATGTATTGGTAGAAAACCATGGCGGATTATCATCTAACGGAGAATTACATGCTCAGGTGATGAAAACTGTTAATATGGATAACTGTGGAAGCTTACCTGATTTTGGAAACTTCTGTATTGAACGTAAGCCAGAAAGTAGAGATTGTTTAAAGGAGTATGATAAGTACAAAGGCGTGAAAGAATTAATGCCATATGCTAAAGCAGTAAGTGCAAAATCTAACAATTTTGATGCTGACGGATATGATACAGGTATTGATTACGTACAAATGCTAAAAATTGTAAAAGAAGAAGGTTATACCGGATTTATTGGAGTAGAATACGAAGGTTCTGAAATTAGTGAAGAAGATGGTATAATTGCTACTAGAGATCTTTTGTTGAAAGCAGCAAAAGAAATAAAATAA
- a CDS encoding GMC family oxidoreductase, translating into MSKFYYNEEQESYDAIVVGTGISGGWAAKELCEAGLKTLVLERGRMVKHIDDYETANKDPWDFPNAGQPTKEIIAQQPKQNRTGYTTNQASNMWFVNDLKHPYNETKRFDWMRGYHLGGRSLQWGRQSYRLSDIDFGANKKENIAVDWPVRYKDIAPWYDKVETFIGVSGENLGLEQLPDGQFLPMMDLNCVEQEFREKVAENFDGRVVTAGRTAHLTGTKQFDGRSKCQFRNRCIRGCPFGAYFSSLSSTLPAAEATGNMTLRPDSIVHEVMYDPKTKKATGVKVIDANTKETFEFKAKVIFLCASTIASTSILMQSKSETFPNGMGNQSDQLGRNIMDHQLQVGASGKFDGFEDKYYKGRKPSGIYIPRFRNLGGDSDREDYIRGFGYQGSASRGNWEESIAELSHGKELKDAVLKPGGWTFGMMGFGEVLPYENNRFTLDYDKLDDWGLPTVTFDAELQENELKMRKDILESAVDMLEKAGLRDVKGYDNESALGLGIHEMGTARMGRNRKTSVLNGNNQLHDVSNVYVTDGSFMTSASCVNPSLTYMAFTARAADHAVKELKKGNI; encoded by the coding sequence ATGAGCAAATTTTATTATAACGAAGAACAAGAGTCTTACGACGCAATTGTTGTAGGTACTGGAATAAGTGGTGGTTGGGCCGCAAAAGAACTATGCGAGGCAGGCCTTAAAACCCTAGTTTTAGAACGTGGTAGAATGGTCAAACACATTGATGACTATGAGACTGCTAATAAAGACCCTTGGGATTTCCCAAATGCGGGTCAACCGACAAAAGAAATCATAGCGCAACAACCAAAGCAAAATAGAACAGGTTACACCACAAACCAAGCAAGTAATATGTGGTTTGTAAATGACTTAAAGCACCCATACAACGAAACAAAGAGATTTGATTGGATGAGAGGGTATCACCTAGGTGGTCGTTCGCTACAGTGGGGTCGTCAAAGTTATCGTTTAAGTGATATTGATTTTGGAGCAAATAAAAAAGAGAACATTGCCGTAGATTGGCCTGTTCGTTATAAAGACATCGCGCCTTGGTATGATAAGGTTGAAACCTTTATCGGTGTAAGTGGCGAAAACCTAGGCTTAGAACAATTACCTGATGGTCAATTTTTACCAATGATGGACCTGAATTGTGTAGAGCAAGAATTCAGAGAAAAAGTTGCAGAGAATTTCGATGGGCGTGTAGTAACTGCTGGTAGAACAGCACACCTTACAGGTACCAAGCAATTTGACGGAAGAAGCAAATGTCAATTTAGAAACAGATGTATAAGAGGGTGTCCTTTTGGAGCTTACTTCAGTAGTTTGTCTTCGACATTACCAGCAGCTGAGGCTACAGGTAATATGACTCTTAGACCAGATTCTATTGTACATGAGGTTATGTATGATCCTAAGACAAAGAAAGCTACAGGTGTAAAGGTAATTGATGCCAATACTAAAGAAACTTTTGAATTTAAGGCAAAGGTTATTTTCTTATGTGCATCTACTATTGCATCTACTTCTATATTAATGCAATCGAAATCAGAAACCTTCCCTAACGGTATGGGTAATCAATCTGACCAATTGGGCCGTAATATAATGGACCACCAACTTCAAGTAGGAGCTTCTGGTAAATTTGACGGATTTGAAGATAAATATTATAAAGGAAGAAAACCTAGTGGAATCTACATTCCTAGATTTAGAAACCTAGGCGGAGATTCTGATAGAGAAGATTACATAAGAGGATTTGGTTATCAAGGTAGTGCCTCTAGAGGTAACTGGGAAGAATCTATTGCCGAACTATCTCACGGTAAAGAATTAAAAGATGCTGTTTTAAAGCCAGGCGGATGGACGTTTGGTATGATGGGCTTTGGAGAAGTTCTACCCTACGAAAACAACAGATTTACATTAGACTACGACAAATTAGACGATTGGGGTCTACCAACGGTTACTTTTGATGCTGAGCTTCAAGAAAACGAACTTAAAATGCGTAAAGACATTTTAGAGTCGGCTGTTGATATGTTAGAAAAAGCCGGACTTAGAGATGTAAAAGGATATGATAACGAGAGTGCTTTAGGTTTAGGTATACATGAAATGGGAACTGCCCGTATGGGAAGAAACAGAAAAACATCTGTTCTTAACGGAAACAACCAATTACATGATGTATCTAATGTTTATGTAACAGACGGGTCATTTATGACCTCTGCTAGTTGTGTAAACCCATCACTAACTTACATGGCCTTTACGGCTAGAGCTGCAGACCATGCAGTTAAAGAACTTAAAAAAGGAAACATATAA
- a CDS encoding gluconate 2-dehydrogenase subunit 3 family protein, with protein sequence MDRRRVLKNMGMSLGYMVATPTLLSIVQSCKSEPALTWTPEFLAQNEGSVLSKLVNLILPKTDTPSATEVQVDIFIDRFAKDVMEKEQQDFFKMSMNKFIDKALADSGKEKAEDLTAEDLEPVLASSLKYNKDQQTEMFESINNYTKAITDGGTAKLDDEVSRFAFANNLRGMTIWGYKASEYVGEEVLAYLPVPGEYVPCGDLQELTGGKAWSL encoded by the coding sequence ATGGATAGAAGACGCGTATTAAAAAATATGGGTATGTCACTTGGATATATGGTGGCCACCCCAACTTTATTATCAATTGTTCAAAGCTGTAAAAGTGAGCCAGCCCTTACTTGGACACCTGAATTTTTAGCTCAAAATGAAGGGTCTGTTCTTTCAAAATTGGTGAATCTTATTTTACCAAAAACAGATACTCCTTCTGCTACAGAAGTACAAGTTGATATTTTTATTGACAGGTTTGCCAAAGATGTAATGGAAAAGGAACAACAAGATTTCTTTAAAATGTCTATGAACAAATTTATCGATAAAGCCTTGGCCGATTCTGGTAAAGAAAAAGCTGAAGATTTAACTGCTGAAGATTTAGAACCAGTTTTAGCAAGCTCTTTGAAATACAATAAGGATCAACAGACTGAAATGTTTGAGTCTATTAATAACTACACAAAGGCTATTACCGATGGCGGTACTGCTAAGTTAGATGACGAAGTTTCAAGATTTGCATTTGCCAATAACCTAAGAGGTATGACTATTTGGGGCTATAAAGCTTCTGAATATGTAGGCGAAGAGGTTTTAGCTTATTTACCTGTACCAGGAGAATATGTACCTTGTGGTGACCTACAAGAGCTTACTGGCGGTAAGGCATGGTCCTTATAA
- a CDS encoding hydroxypyruvate isomerase family protein, with translation MKRRSFIQKSALTTGALSVASTVSFANTLTNNTAAHKYNLKYAPHIGMFKHLAGDDPIDQLNFMADQGYTAFEDNEMRKRPIEQQEKMAATMKKRGIEMGVFVAHEIHWKTPNLASGDLIKREEFLNDIKSSIEVAKRVNAKWMTVVPGHLDLKLRMGYQTANVIESLRQASALLEPHNIIMVLEPLNFRNHPGLFLTDSPQAFEICRVVNSPSCKILFDIYHQQIQEGNLIPNMEASWSEIAYVQIGDNPGRNEPTSGEINYHNVFKWIHEQGFTGVLGMEHGNSRDGKEGEQAVIEAYKQVDSFL, from the coding sequence ATGAAAAGAAGAAGTTTCATTCAAAAATCTGCATTAACTACCGGCGCACTTTCAGTAGCAAGTACTGTGTCATTTGCCAATACATTAACCAATAATACGGCAGCGCATAAATACAATTTAAAATATGCACCACATATTGGTATGTTTAAACACCTTGCCGGAGATGATCCTATTGATCAATTGAACTTTATGGCAGATCAAGGTTATACTGCTTTTGAAGATAATGAGATGCGCAAACGACCAATTGAGCAGCAAGAAAAAATGGCGGCAACCATGAAAAAACGTGGTATTGAAATGGGTGTTTTTGTAGCACATGAGATTCATTGGAAAACACCGAACCTAGCATCTGGAGATTTAATTAAACGAGAAGAGTTTTTAAATGATATAAAAAGCTCAATTGAAGTAGCCAAACGAGTTAATGCAAAATGGATGACCGTAGTACCAGGTCATTTAGACCTAAAACTACGCATGGGCTACCAAACTGCCAATGTTATAGAAAGCCTTAGGCAGGCATCTGCATTATTAGAACCACATAATATTATCATGGTTTTAGAGCCATTGAATTTCAGAAATCATCCCGGGTTATTTTTGACCGACTCACCTCAAGCATTTGAAATATGTAGAGTTGTTAATTCACCTTCATGTAAAATTTTATTTGATATCTACCACCAACAGATTCAAGAAGGAAACCTAATTCCGAATATGGAGGCATCTTGGTCTGAGATAGCTTATGTTCAGATAGGTGACAATCCTGGTAGAAATGAACCAACTAGTGGTGAAATCAATTACCATAATGTGTTTAAATGGATACACGAACAGGGTTTTACAGGAGTATTGGGCATGGAACACGGAAACTCAAGAGACGGAAAAGAAGGCGAACAGGCCGTTATAGAAGCCTATAAACAAGTGGATAGTTTTCTATAA
- a CDS encoding LytR/AlgR family response regulator transcription factor translates to MLQAVIVDDEIKALQSLTWELTNFSDEINVIASFTNPNEALLYLEKNTPDCLFLDIEMPTMDGFQFIKKLTNKNFPVVITTAYNQYALKAIKSQALDYLLKPIDTDDLEETIVKIKKFNSKNFSVEKLEMALLNYNSRSIHKRITLNTDGKLLFLESDEILYAESDGNYSTIFLTDGQKIVLTKKLKEVNELLPADSFFRIHNSYIINLNKIKEFLKTDGYVVLKSNHKIPVSRQKKSDFLDML, encoded by the coding sequence ATGTTACAAGCTGTAATAGTTGATGATGAAATTAAAGCCCTGCAGAGCCTAACGTGGGAGCTTACCAACTTCAGCGACGAAATCAATGTTATCGCCTCATTTACGAATCCGAATGAAGCACTTTTATACTTAGAAAAAAATACTCCTGATTGTCTTTTTTTAGATATCGAAATGCCTACTATGGATGGCTTTCAGTTTATTAAAAAACTCACCAATAAGAATTTTCCTGTAGTAATCACCACCGCTTATAATCAATATGCCTTAAAAGCTATCAAAAGTCAGGCTTTAGACTATCTATTAAAGCCGATAGATACCGATGATTTAGAAGAAACCATTGTTAAGATCAAAAAATTTAATAGCAAGAATTTTTCTGTTGAGAAATTAGAAATGGCACTTTTAAATTATAACTCTAGGTCAATACATAAACGTATTACATTAAACACCGATGGTAAATTATTATTTTTGGAGAGCGATGAGATTCTTTATGCCGAATCTGACGGTAATTACAGCACCATATTTTTAACCGACGGTCAAAAAATAGTACTTACCAAGAAACTAAAGGAAGTCAATGAGTTGCTTCCGGCAGATTCTTTTTTTAGAATTCACAATTCATATATCATCAACCTAAATAAAATAAAGGAATTTTTAAAGACTGATGGTTACGTGGTTTTAAAGTCTAATCATAAAATACCTGTCTCAAGACAAAAAAAATCAGATTTTTTAGATATGTTGTAG
- a CDS encoding tetratricopeptide repeat protein, which translates to MYKFKFKFLFFLLYTLVPQHHSYSQDIPENLKEIVDTLLSKTPKECQEIHSLLATYSNDSTALRYIENRATNNKYLLGEAYALNQLGNLYRDLSIYPKAIELYQSALEASIKANNIEIRVHSLNMLSTVYRNTDAIKSALDSSQEALELAENVTEPNDGVKRSITVSLNSIGGIYQMLEQYDLAIEKYERSMILQKELDDKQGLAISHKNLGECYEYQGELEPALKNFRRALVYNEIINSNRGKIICNYNIAHVYVHMGKIKEAISILENNLLKAISINDQKIITTIYINLGWSLIRFGDYDAAETNLESGLSLATSNEFYAEIAEANKFLSELWIKRDDYQKGMRYFKESRKYEERITNSLNLRYVNDMILRYESQKRANQLDRLAKENETVRLKLKKNRTMLTIIGIFLILLVGILYILYRQSQLNAEKKLLTLEQSMLRSQMNPHFLFNSLNSIKLYIINNEKKNAVHYLNKFSKLVRKILEASSQREISLADELETVALYMNIENIRFSNEINFNIHIKDDINTHNIKIPSLILQPFLENALWHGLSSKEGAKNIDLEIKKGKSGFIEIIITDNGVGRDAAEKIKDSKVLKRKSVGIDITKERLANFSRDYENFFHVDIIDKFDDDTNPMGTQIVIYIPTI; encoded by the coding sequence GTGTATAAATTCAAGTTCAAATTTCTATTTTTCCTTCTGTATACTTTAGTACCACAACACCATAGTTATTCTCAAGATATACCCGAAAATTTAAAAGAAATAGTAGATACTCTTTTATCTAAAACTCCGAAAGAATGTCAAGAAATACATTCGCTCTTAGCCACCTACAGTAATGACAGTACTGCGTTACGCTATATAGAAAACAGGGCTACAAACAATAAATATCTATTAGGTGAAGCGTACGCCTTAAACCAACTAGGAAATCTCTATCGTGACTTATCAATTTACCCAAAAGCAATAGAACTTTATCAAAGTGCCTTAGAAGCATCTATTAAAGCCAATAACATTGAAATTAGAGTACATAGTTTAAATATGCTAAGTACAGTTTACAGGAACACTGATGCAATAAAATCTGCTTTAGATAGCAGCCAAGAAGCATTAGAGTTAGCTGAAAATGTGACCGAACCAAATGATGGTGTAAAAAGAAGCATAACTGTATCTTTAAACAGTATTGGCGGAATATATCAAATGCTAGAACAGTATGATCTGGCCATTGAGAAATATGAAAGGTCGATGATCCTTCAAAAAGAATTGGACGACAAACAGGGGCTTGCTATTAGCCATAAAAATTTAGGCGAGTGTTATGAATATCAAGGAGAACTTGAACCTGCTTTAAAAAACTTTCGAAGAGCACTTGTTTACAATGAAATCATTAATTCTAACCGCGGAAAAATAATATGCAATTATAATATAGCACACGTGTATGTACACATGGGCAAAATAAAAGAAGCAATTTCTATTTTAGAAAACAATTTATTAAAAGCCATTTCTATTAATGACCAAAAAATCATAACCACTATTTATATAAACTTAGGGTGGTCATTAATACGGTTTGGCGATTATGACGCGGCAGAAACTAATTTAGAGTCAGGTTTAAGCTTAGCTACATCTAACGAATTCTATGCAGAAATAGCCGAAGCGAATAAATTTTTATCTGAGCTTTGGATCAAGCGAGATGATTACCAGAAAGGCATGCGCTATTTTAAAGAATCTAGAAAATACGAAGAGCGCATTACCAACTCTCTTAATCTACGATACGTAAATGACATGATTTTACGATACGAATCTCAAAAGAGAGCCAACCAGTTAGATCGTCTAGCCAAAGAAAATGAAACGGTACGCTTAAAGCTAAAGAAAAATAGAACCATGCTGACTATCATTGGCATCTTCTTAATTCTACTTGTAGGTATTTTGTATATTCTATACCGACAAAGTCAATTAAACGCAGAGAAAAAACTATTGACATTAGAGCAAAGTATGCTACGTAGTCAAATGAATCCGCATTTTTTATTCAATTCTCTAAACTCGATTAAATTATATATCATAAATAATGAGAAAAAGAATGCTGTTCATTATTTAAATAAATTCTCGAAGCTAGTACGCAAAATACTAGAGGCGTCGTCTCAACGAGAAATCTCTTTGGCAGATGAGCTAGAAACAGTAGCGCTGTATATGAATATAGAAAACATAAGGTTTTCTAATGAAATCAACTTTAACATTCATATTAAAGACGACATAAATACGCATAACATAAAAATACCTTCGCTTATACTTCAACCTTTTTTAGAAAACGCCTTGTGGCATGGTTTGTCATCAAAAGAAGGAGCAAAGAATATAGACTTAGAAATAAAAAAGGGTAAAAGTGGCTTTATTGAAATAATCATTACCGACAATGGTGTAGGTAGAGATGCTGCAGAAAAAATAAAGGACAGTAAGGTTCTCAAGAGAAAGTCGGTAGGTATTGATATTACCAAAGAACGACTAGCAAATTTTTCTCGTGACTATGAAAACTTTTTTCATGTAGATATCATTGATAAGTTTGACGATGATACCAACCCTATGGGCACACAGATAGTAATCTATATACCTACTATTTAA
- a CDS encoding DUF3109 family protein produces the protein MFQLGKTIVSEEIIENDFVCNLSACKGGCCVDGEAGAPVEDSETEIMVDIYAKVKPFLRPEGVAVIEEQGAFVKGEDGEWETPLVNGSECAYVIFDDKKIAKCGIEEAYNQGEIKWKKPVSCHLYPIRVREYTELTAVNYHKWQICDPACALGEELKVPVYKFVKEALIRKFGAPWYNELEEVAKDHLK, from the coding sequence ATGTTTCAATTAGGGAAAACCATAGTATCTGAAGAGATTATAGAAAACGATTTTGTTTGCAACCTTAGCGCGTGTAAAGGTGGTTGCTGTGTCGATGGCGAAGCAGGTGCGCCAGTTGAAGATTCAGAAACTGAAATTATGGTCGATATCTATGCTAAAGTTAAACCATTTTTAAGACCCGAAGGTGTTGCTGTTATTGAAGAGCAAGGTGCTTTTGTTAAGGGTGAAGATGGTGAGTGGGAAACCCCATTAGTAAATGGAAGTGAATGTGCCTACGTTATTTTCGACGATAAGAAAATAGCTAAATGTGGTATAGAAGAAGCTTATAACCAAGGGGAAATTAAGTGGAAGAAACCTGTGTCTTGTCATTTATACCCAATAAGAGTTCGTGAGTATACCGAACTAACTGCAGTTAACTATCATAAATGGCAAATTTGCGACCCAGCATGTGCTTTAGGTGAAGAGTTAAAAGTGCCTGTTTATAAATTCGTTAAAGAAGCTTTAATTAGAAAATTCGGTGCACCTTGGTATAACGAATTAGAAGAGGTTGCTAAAGACCATCTTAAATAG
- a CDS encoding MarC family protein encodes MEFHFDLREIATASMVLFAVIDILGSIPIIIGLRKKVGHIQSEKASVVAAVIMVAFLFLGEEILNLIGIDVNSFAVAGAFIIFFLAIEMILGIQLYKDDEPESASIVPIAFPLIAGAGTLTSLLSLRAEYFVENIIIAIIVNIVFVFIVLKSSVKIEKMLGKNGVNVIRKVFGVILMAIAVKLFAANINELF; translated from the coding sequence ATGGAGTTTCATTTTGATTTAAGAGAGATTGCAACCGCTAGTATGGTACTATTTGCCGTTATTGATATTTTAGGCAGTATTCCTATTATTATTGGGCTTAGAAAAAAAGTAGGACACATTCAGTCTGAAAAAGCATCTGTTGTTGCGGCTGTAATCATGGTAGCCTTTCTGTTTCTTGGTGAAGAAATTTTAAATCTTATTGGCATCGATGTAAATTCATTTGCCGTTGCCGGTGCGTTCATCATATTCTTTTTAGCCATTGAAATGATTTTAGGTATTCAATTATACAAAGATGATGAACCAGAAAGTGCTTCTATTGTACCTATTGCCTTCCCATTAATTGCTGGTGCTGGTACCCTTACCTCTTTACTTTCGTTGAGAGCAGAGTACTTTGTTGAAAATATTATTATAGCTATTATTGTCAACATTGTCTTCGTTTTCATAGTACTTAAATCATCTGTGAAAATCGAAAAAATGCTTGGTAAAAACGGAGTAAATGTAATTAGAAAGGTATTCGGAGTAATTCTTATGGCAATTGCTGTTAAATTATTCGCTGCTAATATTAATGAGCTTTTCTAG
- a CDS encoding S41 family peptidase yields the protein MNKKYSALFPLIIAIALALGFFIGGKLNFNDSPERLFSTNSKKDKLNRLIDYIDYEYVDDVNTDSIVDITVNSILEKLDPHSVYISEKEMSGVTENMKGDFVGIGINFYSYNDTIAVIKTVKDGPSFVKGILAGDRILMADNDTLYGKDFPSEVIVEKLKGQEGSFINLTVFRKTENRTFNVKVKRGIVPLKSVDAFYMLNRDIGYIKVNRFAESTYKEFKDALVRLQKRGAIKLVLDLRDNPGGYLGMAEEMADEFLEDGKLILFTKNKKGKINKSFATDEGSFEDKPIYVLINERSASASEIVAGALQDNDVGTIVGRRSFGKGLVQREMALGDGSAVRLTVSRYYTPTGRSIQKTYANGTKDYYQRFTDRFHSGEMISVDSIKVADSLKFTTPKGKVVYGGGGIIPDVFVPIGSNEEEAVESMDNLGFLSFFVFEHLDEDRERYAQYTQEEFVNDFKVDDILFERFVQYSVDRNLRMNFYEYEQSIKRFLKANIAEQLFNTNIHAKIKADEDLMLQKVLELDGGGIQQQESGEIKANN from the coding sequence ATGAATAAAAAATACAGTGCTCTATTTCCTTTAATTATCGCTATTGCGCTCGCATTAGGGTTTTTTATAGGCGGAAAACTGAATTTTAATGACTCTCCAGAACGTCTTTTTTCTACAAATTCTAAGAAAGACAAACTCAACAGACTTATAGATTACATTGACTATGAATATGTAGATGATGTAAATACAGATAGCATTGTTGATATTACTGTGAACAGTATTCTAGAAAAACTTGATCCACATTCTGTTTACATTTCAGAAAAAGAAATGTCTGGTGTAACCGAGAACATGAAGGGCGATTTTGTGGGTATTGGTATTAACTTTTACTCTTATAACGATACTATTGCAGTTATAAAAACTGTCAAAGACGGACCAAGTTTTGTAAAAGGAATTTTAGCAGGTGATCGTATTCTAATGGCAGATAATGATACGCTGTATGGCAAAGACTTCCCCAGTGAAGTTATTGTAGAGAAATTAAAAGGTCAAGAAGGTTCTTTTATTAATCTTACCGTATTTAGAAAAACAGAAAACAGAACGTTCAATGTAAAGGTGAAGCGTGGTATTGTACCTTTAAAAAGTGTCGATGCCTTTTATATGCTTAATAGAGATATCGGCTATATAAAAGTAAATCGCTTTGCTGAGTCTACTTATAAAGAGTTTAAAGATGCTTTGGTACGGTTACAAAAGCGAGGTGCTATAAAATTAGTGCTTGACCTGCGAGATAACCCTGGCGGCTATTTAGGCATGGCAGAAGAAATGGCAGATGAGTTTCTAGAAGATGGTAAACTTATATTGTTCACTAAAAATAAAAAGGGAAAAATCAATAAGAGCTTTGCTACCGATGAAGGTAGTTTTGAAGATAAACCTATTTATGTTTTAATAAATGAAAGATCTGCCTCGGCTAGTGAAATTGTTGCTGGTGCGTTGCAAGATAATGATGTAGGTACTATTGTAGGTCGTAGATCTTTCGGTAAAGGTTTGGTGCAGCGAGAAATGGCTTTAGGTGATGGCTCGGCAGTTAGACTTACGGTTTCTAGATATTACACCCCTACAGGTAGAAGTATTCAAAAGACATATGCAAACGGGACAAAAGATTACTATCAACGTTTTACAGATAGATTCCATAGTGGAGAAATGATTTCTGTAGATAGTATTAAAGTTGCAGATTCATTAAAGTTTACCACACCTAAAGGAAAAGTAGTTTATGGCGGTGGTGGTATTATACCAGATGTATTTGTGCCGATCGGAAGTAATGAAGAAGAAGCTGTTGAGAGTATGGATAATTTAGGCTTCTTATCCTTTTTTGTGTTTGAACATTTAGACGAGGATCGAGAAAGATATGCTCAATACACACAAGAAGAATTTGTGAACGATTTTAAAGTTGACGATATTCTCTTTGAAAGATTTGTACAATATTCGGTAGACAGAAATCTAAGAATGAATTTCTATGAATATGAGCAGAGCATCAAACGATTTTTGAAAGCTAATATCGCTGAGCAACTATTCAATACTAATATACATGCCAAAATTAAAGCAGATGAAGATCTTATGCTTCAAAAGGTACTAGAATTAGATGGCGGCGGAATTCAGCAACAAGAATCTGGCGAGATTAAAGCCAATAATTAA
- a CDS encoding deoxycytidylate deaminase, with product MKKEKQLKYDRAYLRMAKEWGMLSSCKRKQVGAIIVKDRMIISDGYNGTPTGFENYCEDEEGYTKWYVLHAEANAILKVAGSTQSCQGATLYITLSPCRECSKLIHQSGIKRVVYQVGYKDDSGLQFLAKAGVELQHMPEINVTI from the coding sequence ATGAAGAAAGAAAAACAATTAAAGTATGATAGGGCTTATTTAAGAATGGCCAAAGAATGGGGTATGCTTTCTTCATGTAAGCGTAAGCAAGTAGGTGCCATCATCGTAAAGGATAGAATGATTATTTCTGACGGATACAATGGTACACCAACCGGATTCGAAAATTATTGCGAAGATGAAGAAGGGTATACGAAATGGTATGTCTTGCATGCCGAGGCCAATGCTATTCTAAAAGTAGCAGGTTCTACTCAATCTTGCCAAGGTGCTACTTTATACATTACATTATCGCCTTGTAGAGAATGTAGTAAGTTAATTCATCAGTCTGGCATTAAACGTGTAGTGTACCAAGTAGGATACAAAGATGATTCGGGATTACAATTTTTGGCAAAAGCAGGGGTTGAATTACAACATATGCCAGAAATAAATGTTACTATCTAA